In Candidatus Saccharibacteria bacterium oral taxon 488, one DNA window encodes the following:
- a CDS encoding AAA family ATPase has protein sequence MTQPHANIIALVGLAGSGKSSAVEYFTKKGIPKIYFGGIIYKAMEEAGIEPTWDNQQKFREEIRRREGKDFVVKRVVKSAHDLIDAGQKLIVLDGLYTWSEYKILKHEFPGQMSVIAVVTPKHLRYQRMAKRPERPMQPREVDQRDWSEIENLEKGGPIAIADYFVMNDHGLDELYAQLEAVTHHEHFCKAPEQC, from the coding sequence ATGACACAACCACATGCAAACATTATCGCCCTCGTCGGTCTGGCTGGTAGCGGCAAAAGTTCGGCGGTCGAATATTTCACCAAAAAGGGTATTCCGAAAATCTATTTTGGCGGCATCATCTACAAGGCCATGGAAGAAGCTGGCATTGAACCAACGTGGGACAATCAGCAAAAATTCCGCGAGGAAATTCGCCGACGCGAAGGCAAAGATTTCGTGGTCAAGCGCGTCGTTAAATCCGCGCATGACTTGATTGACGCTGGCCAAAAACTGATCGTCCTGGACGGCTTGTATACCTGGAGTGAATATAAAATTCTCAAGCACGAATTCCCTGGCCAAATGTCCGTCATCGCCGTTGTCACGCCAAAACACCTGCGTTATCAACGTATGGCCAAACGCCCTGAGCGACCGATGCAACCACGCGAAGTTGACCAACGCGATTGGTCGGAAATTGAAAACCTGGAAAAAGGCGGACCAATTGCCATCGCCGATTATTTTGTGATGAACGACCACGGACTGGACGAGCTATACGCGCAGTTAGAAGCCGTCACTCACCACGAACATTTTTGTAAGGCGCCTGAGCAGTGCTGA
- the pyrH gene encoding UMP kinase produces MAKRILLKLSGEQLQGEFASGFDPKRARWIAEQIKPALSSGAEVVIMVGGGNYVRGNQIIGHGIQPVSAHNIGMLSTLMNAIALADVFNDAALPTRALSTVEINQFIDQYTFRRALSHIKKGRIVIVACGTGRPFLTTDTAALNLALEMQCDVVIKTTKVDGVYDKDPAKFPDAVKFDHLNYDQILTNPDITVMDKAAIGLAAEENKPVIICDLLTDGNIARAARGETVGTLIS; encoded by the coding sequence ATGGCAAAACGTATCCTTCTCAAATTATCCGGCGAGCAGCTCCAGGGCGAGTTTGCCAGCGGCTTCGATCCTAAGCGGGCTCGTTGGATCGCCGAACAAATCAAACCGGCCTTGAGCAGCGGCGCCGAAGTCGTCATCATGGTCGGCGGCGGCAATTACGTCCGCGGCAACCAAATCATTGGCCACGGTATCCAGCCCGTCTCGGCCCATAACATCGGTATGCTCTCCACCCTAATGAACGCCATCGCTCTGGCCGATGTGTTCAACGACGCTGCCCTACCGACCCGCGCCCTGTCCACCGTCGAGATTAATCAATTCATCGACCAATACACCTTCCGCCGCGCCCTTAGTCATATCAAGAAGGGCCGCATCGTCATCGTTGCCTGCGGCACTGGCCGGCCCTTCCTGACTACCGACACCGCCGCTCTCAACCTCGCCCTCGAGATGCAGTGCGACGTTGTGATCAAAACGACGAAAGTCGACGGTGTATACGACAAAGACCCAGCTAAATTCCCTGACGCCGTTAAATTTGACCATCTTAACTACGACCAAATCCTCACCAATCCTGACATCACTGTTATGGACAAGGCCGCCATTGGACTGGCCGCCGAGGAGAACAAACCGGTCATCATCTGCGACCTGCTCACCGACGGCAACATCGCCCGGGCCGCTCGCGGCGAGACGGTCGGCACGCTAATTTCCTAG
- the dnaG gene encoding DNA primase: MHDAKEEVRARLNIEDVIGEYVQLKRAGRNLKGLSPFTDERTPSFMVSPEKQIWHDFSSGKGGDIFTFVMLVEGMDFRQALEHLARKAGVDLSLFSGGDGRTAKRRVRAREALKLAANFYQQNLVKNSVALEYAVKKRRLNRQTIGDFFIGYAPDQGDALTKALERRGFLRRELADAGLVNRFGGDLFRGRMMVALSDSSGEVVGFTGRIIRDDPRAPKYLNTPQTLLFDKSRHIFGLYQAKEAIRKSDTAVIVEGNLDVVSSHQAGVKNVVATAGTAMTLQHLKALSRLAGRIRLAFDGDRAGVSATERAINLAQEIGVELEVVSLPDGVKDPDELIQKDAALWKAAVERAQPAVDWVIARHAEMEDLATAEGKRRFSTTALRIVRSLKDPVEQEHYLAVISKETSASLAALRAKLGVDGSTPPAQLKKPKIEKATPSKPRDELADIIVGLALSQPSTRRWVGALEVASLDEPARAVVTALQAEPLLDIEKLPRPLQKFEQYVKIVQLKSERRYMDWEPEALDSEMARLVKQLIRKHRDTKKQQLLEDLREAEELSDEARARILRQQLNALIKENA, translated from the coding sequence ATGCATGATGCCAAGGAAGAAGTGCGGGCGCGGCTAAATATTGAGGACGTGATCGGTGAATATGTTCAGCTGAAGCGGGCGGGTCGTAATCTGAAGGGGCTGAGTCCATTCACTGATGAGCGGACGCCAAGTTTTATGGTCAGTCCGGAAAAACAGATTTGGCATGATTTTTCTTCGGGCAAGGGCGGCGATATTTTTACATTCGTGATGCTGGTGGAGGGAATGGATTTTCGCCAGGCGCTGGAGCATTTGGCGCGCAAGGCGGGCGTAGATTTAAGTTTATTTTCTGGCGGCGATGGGAGAACCGCCAAGCGGCGGGTCCGGGCTAGGGAAGCGCTGAAATTGGCCGCGAATTTTTATCAGCAAAATTTGGTGAAAAATTCGGTGGCGCTGGAATATGCAGTGAAAAAACGGCGGCTGAATCGGCAGACGATCGGTGATTTTTTCATCGGCTATGCGCCAGATCAGGGCGATGCGCTGACGAAAGCGCTGGAGAGGCGGGGATTTTTGCGCCGGGAGCTGGCTGACGCGGGGCTGGTGAATCGGTTTGGCGGCGACCTATTTCGGGGGCGGATGATGGTGGCTTTGAGCGATAGCAGCGGCGAGGTGGTCGGCTTTACGGGGCGAATTATTCGTGATGATCCGCGTGCGCCAAAGTATCTGAATACGCCGCAGACACTGCTATTTGATAAATCGCGCCATATTTTTGGGCTGTATCAGGCGAAAGAGGCGATTCGTAAAAGCGACACGGCGGTGATCGTCGAGGGGAATTTGGACGTGGTTAGCAGCCACCAAGCCGGCGTCAAAAATGTGGTGGCGACGGCAGGAACGGCGATGACCCTGCAGCATTTGAAGGCGCTGAGCCGGCTGGCGGGGCGGATTCGTTTGGCGTTTGATGGCGACCGGGCGGGCGTCAGTGCAACCGAGCGGGCGATCAATTTGGCGCAGGAAATTGGCGTGGAACTAGAGGTGGTGAGTCTGCCGGATGGTGTGAAAGATCCGGATGAATTGATCCAAAAGGATGCGGCGTTATGGAAAGCGGCGGTTGAGCGGGCACAGCCAGCCGTCGATTGGGTGATCGCTCGGCACGCCGAAATGGAAGATTTGGCGACGGCCGAGGGCAAACGGCGATTTTCGACAACTGCATTAAGAATTGTGCGCAGCTTGAAAGACCCGGTGGAACAAGAGCATTATTTGGCGGTGATTTCTAAAGAAACTAGCGCTAGCCTCGCGGCCTTGCGGGCAAAGCTGGGCGTTGATGGATCAACGCCGCCCGCTCAGCTTAAAAAACCAAAGATTGAAAAGGCGACTCCGAGTAAACCTCGTGACGAATTAGCGGACATCATCGTCGGTCTGGCGCTTAGTCAGCCGTCGACGCGGCGCTGGGTCGGGGCACTTGAGGTGGCAAGCTTGGACGAGCCAGCTCGAGCAGTGGTGACGGCGCTGCAGGCTGAGCCGCTACTTGACATAGAAAAATTACCCCGTCCCTTGCAAAAATTTGAGCAGTATGTGAAAATAGTACAGTTAAAAAGTGAACGCCGCTACATGGACTGGGAGCCAGAAGCTCTGGACAGTGAAATGGCGCGTTTGGTAAAGCAATTGATACGTAAACACCGCGACACAAAAAAACAACAATTATTAGAAGATTTGCGTGAGGCTGAGGAGCTCAGCGATGAGGCGCGGGCGCGCATCTTGCGGCAGCAGCTGAACGCACTGATTAAGGAGAATGCGTGA
- the argS gene encoding arginine--tRNA ligase, which yields MEQIISQAVKQLFDRDVSVQLTRPDPKFGDFATNVALQLAKPLGKNPREIAEAIAEELRGRQEFSEVSVAGPGFINMTLSDQAVLESLKVRPATNRAGQTVVIETNCPNPFKAMHIGHALNAILADTMANLLAVDGASVHRVSYHGDVGTHVGKSMWAILREIDGDVGRLEAIPADKRNEFMSRMYVEGARAAKESPEARAEIDELAKQSFVLDDPLYKQVYEICKAWSFDEIDANVARLGNVPIERRYVESETEVPGKALIKEKTPEVFTESDGAYIFKGSQYGAFDNVFIGSHGNGLYGAHDMGLIQLKYQDYPNLDLSVTVNGEEQAAYFRGVIAASELAIPELKGKLFNYATGLVKLTTGKMSSRTGEVITIDWLFNEFKKAITQAGGEPTDEVVAGALRYQFLKVKIGSDVVFDVNDAVSLTGNTGSYLQYSHARACGILAKSSESVAFPRVIEGEDRALIRKMTGYTEVVERAVEQLEPHHICTYLFELAQEFNRYYEKNQVVGSDKEAHRVGIVAVYADILKAGLTILGIVAPDKL from the coding sequence ATGGAACAGATTATTTCTCAGGCGGTGAAGCAACTTTTTGATCGAGATGTATCGGTGCAGTTGACGCGTCCCGACCCGAAGTTTGGTGATTTTGCGACGAATGTGGCGCTGCAATTAGCGAAACCCTTAGGTAAGAATCCGCGCGAGATTGCTGAGGCAATCGCTGAAGAGCTACGCGGCCGTCAGGAATTTAGCGAGGTTAGCGTGGCTGGGCCGGGTTTCATCAACATGACGTTAAGTGACCAAGCGGTGCTGGAGTCGTTGAAAGTGCGGCCAGCGACTAATCGTGCAGGACAAACAGTGGTCATTGAAACCAATTGTCCGAATCCATTTAAGGCTATGCACATTGGCCACGCGCTGAATGCGATTTTGGCGGACACTATGGCGAATTTGCTGGCGGTGGATGGTGCCTCAGTACACCGGGTGAGTTATCACGGTGATGTCGGCACGCATGTCGGCAAGAGTATGTGGGCGATTCTTCGCGAGATTGATGGCGATGTCGGTAGATTAGAGGCTATTCCAGCCGATAAACGCAATGAGTTTATGAGCCGCATGTACGTTGAAGGCGCACGGGCAGCCAAGGAATCGCCAGAGGCACGAGCGGAAATTGATGAGCTAGCCAAGCAATCGTTTGTGCTGGACGATCCGCTGTATAAGCAGGTGTATGAGATTTGTAAAGCCTGGAGTTTTGATGAAATTGACGCCAATGTGGCGCGGCTGGGCAATGTGCCGATTGAGCGGCGCTACGTCGAGAGTGAAACCGAAGTGCCAGGCAAGGCCTTGATCAAAGAAAAAACCCCAGAGGTCTTTACCGAATCAGACGGTGCGTATATCTTCAAAGGTAGTCAATATGGTGCGTTTGATAATGTGTTCATCGGCTCGCACGGCAACGGTTTGTACGGCGCACACGATATGGGGCTGATTCAGCTGAAATATCAAGATTATCCGAACTTAGATTTGTCAGTTACGGTTAACGGCGAAGAGCAGGCGGCGTATTTCCGCGGCGTGATCGCCGCTAGTGAACTGGCAATTCCAGAATTGAAAGGTAAATTGTTTAATTATGCGACTGGCCTCGTCAAACTAACGACTGGCAAGATGAGCTCGCGCACTGGCGAAGTGATTACCATCGATTGGTTGTTTAACGAGTTCAAGAAAGCTATCACCCAAGCTGGCGGCGAGCCGACCGACGAGGTGGTGGCGGGTGCGCTGCGCTATCAATTTTTGAAGGTCAAAATTGGTAGCGATGTGGTCTTTGACGTTAATGATGCGGTCAGTCTGACTGGCAATACGGGTAGCTATCTGCAATACTCCCACGCTCGCGCTTGCGGTATTCTCGCTAAATCTTCAGAGTCCGTTGCCTTTCCAAGGGTGATTGAAGGTGAGGATCGAGCGCTTATCCGGAAAATGACTGGATATACGGAAGTTGTTGAGCGGGCAGTTGAGCAACTGGAGCCGCATCATATCTGCACCTATTTGTTTGAATTGGCGCAGGAGTTCAACCGTTATTATGAGAAGAATCAAGTTGTCGGCAGCGACAAAGAAGCGCACCGCGTCGGTATTGTGGCGGTGTATGCTGATATCTTGAAGGCGGGACTCACCATTCTTGGTATCGTCGCCCCTGATAAGTTGTAA
- the rpoD gene encoding RNA polymerase sigma factor RpoD produces the protein MNNDQQYTPTNDDPLEPDLTAVHDDEEIEDLEALSAGQYLDDISDDSVRLYLREIGKIPLLSSDEEMELARRIIEGDKKAKDKMAEANMRLVVSIAKRYSGRGLDFLDLIQEGNTGLLRAVEKFDPDKGFKFSTYATWWIRQAITRAIADQARTIRIPVHMIETINKLVRTQRRLTQELNREPTMEELSKEMDMEPEKIEYINKIRQETSSLDAGIGRDGDEEDSVLGDFIEDEDTISPEESATNQLLKEKVAEVLSSLSDREQKIVRMRFGLDNGGKSHTLEEVGQQFAVTRERIRQIEAKALAKLRKHKDAKKLYEYLS, from the coding sequence GTGAACAACGACCAGCAATACACCCCGACCAATGACGATCCACTCGAGCCAGATTTGACGGCGGTACATGATGACGAGGAGATAGAAGATCTAGAGGCGTTGAGCGCTGGTCAGTATCTGGATGACATTTCGGACGATTCGGTGCGGCTGTATCTGCGTGAGATTGGTAAAATCCCGCTGTTAAGTTCGGATGAGGAAATGGAGCTGGCGCGGCGGATCATCGAGGGTGACAAAAAGGCCAAGGACAAGATGGCTGAGGCGAACATGCGTTTGGTGGTGTCAATTGCCAAGCGGTACTCGGGCCGTGGGTTAGATTTTCTGGACTTGATCCAGGAGGGTAATACTGGTCTACTCAGGGCCGTGGAGAAATTCGATCCGGACAAGGGCTTTAAGTTTTCGACCTACGCGACGTGGTGGATTCGCCAGGCGATTACCCGGGCGATCGCTGATCAGGCGCGGACGATTCGCATCCCCGTGCATATGATCGAGACGATTAACAAGCTGGTGCGGACGCAGCGACGGCTTACCCAGGAGCTAAACCGCGAGCCGACAATGGAAGAACTGTCCAAGGAGATGGACATGGAGCCGGAAAAAATTGAGTATATCAACAAAATTCGGCAAGAGACGTCGAGTTTGGATGCTGGCATCGGGCGTGATGGTGACGAGGAAGATTCGGTGCTGGGTGATTTTATCGAGGATGAAGATACGATTTCGCCAGAAGAATCAGCGACCAATCAGCTGCTGAAAGAAAAGGTCGCCGAGGTGCTGTCGAGCCTGTCTGATCGCGAGCAAAAAATTGTGCGCATGCGGTTCGGGCTGGACAATGGCGGCAAAAGCCATACGCTTGAGGAAGTCGGCCAGCAATTTGCTGTGACGCGCGAACGAATTCGCCAGATTGAAGCGAAGGCTTTGGCGAAGCTACGGAAGCACAAAGACGCTAAAAAGTTATATGAGTATTTGAGCTAG
- a CDS encoding oligoribonuclease: MKAKFKPQRILWLDMEMTGLDPVEDFPIEVAMIVTDWGFTEIAHFEGAAHWCSKKMQARFDKNKSFWYGDGAAAREQLMAQNKATKTTKAQLERDILAFLDEHFDDTPILLAGNSIHQDRRFIDHWFKKFSKRLHYRMLDVSAWKVVFEGKYSKKFAKPEDHRALEDIRGSIQELQYYLKKVKS, encoded by the coding sequence ATGAAAGCGAAATTCAAGCCGCAACGAATTTTATGGTTGGACATGGAAATGACCGGGCTAGATCCGGTGGAGGATTTTCCGATTGAGGTGGCGATGATTGTGACCGACTGGGGGTTTACGGAAATTGCTCATTTTGAGGGTGCAGCGCACTGGTGTAGCAAGAAAATGCAAGCACGATTTGATAAGAATAAATCATTTTGGTATGGCGATGGTGCGGCTGCGCGAGAGCAGTTGATGGCGCAAAACAAAGCCACCAAGACAACCAAGGCGCAGCTCGAGCGCGATATCTTAGCATTTTTGGATGAGCATTTTGATGACACGCCGATTTTATTGGCGGGCAATTCAATTCATCAAGATCGGCGCTTTATCGACCATTGGTTCAAGAAATTTTCAAAACGCCTCCACTACCGGATGTTGGACGTCAGTGCCTGGAAAGTGGTGTTTGAGGGGAAATATAGCAAAAAATTTGCCAAGCCAGAGGATCATCGGGCGCTGGAGGATATCCGCGGCAGTATTCAAGAATTACAATATTATTTGAAGAAGGTGAAAAGCTAG
- a CDS encoding CTP synthase, with protein sequence MEANKTVRKKQKFIFVTGGVLSGVGKGITAASIGAVLQAKGIAVSAQKCDPYLNVDAGLLNPKEHGECFVTKDGAETDLDLGHYERFLDLELTRKNTTLSGRLLRDLIADERAGKFGGQTVQMVPHLTNSIKAAIREAAEGDVHIVEIGGTVGDYEGLSFIEAIRGFALDVGRDNCLFVHVVYVPFLEASHEYKTKPAQNALADLRGFGIMPDVVAVRTEGHDKPPRSIGEKIAISSGVRREGIIMMPNVDTVYEVPLTVYRDLGKLLGEFTDNSVEPNLQRWKRLAKRDKTEYDKRVTVGLVAKYIDNSDTYLSVTEALKSAAWANKSEISIKWINAETASEADFASVDAIVVPGGFGTRGVEGKIKAAEYCIKNNKPYLGICLGLQAAVIAAARLGGVANANSEEFGAEPGANVVYIMDGQQGKQLTGGTMRLGDYPAVLKSGSLAAKMYGTTEVIERHRHRYEVNQDFVQAIERGGLVISGTSPNGQLVEFVEAPHHRYFVATQAHPEFKSRPFRPHPLFDGLIRASLTK encoded by the coding sequence ATGGAGGCGAATAAAACTGTGAGGAAAAAACAAAAATTTATTTTCGTAACCGGCGGTGTGCTGTCAGGCGTTGGCAAGGGTATCACGGCGGCAAGTATCGGCGCAGTGCTGCAGGCCAAAGGCATCGCCGTGTCGGCACAAAAGTGTGATCCGTATCTGAATGTTGATGCTGGACTATTGAACCCGAAAGAACACGGCGAGTGCTTTGTGACCAAGGACGGTGCCGAGACTGATTTGGATTTGGGCCACTACGAGCGATTTTTAGATTTGGAATTGACGCGAAAAAACACCACGCTGTCGGGCCGGCTGCTGCGTGATTTGATCGCCGATGAGCGGGCCGGCAAATTTGGCGGCCAGACGGTACAGATGGTGCCGCATTTGACTAACTCTATCAAGGCGGCTATCCGCGAGGCGGCCGAGGGCGACGTTCATATTGTGGAAATTGGCGGCACAGTTGGCGACTACGAAGGCCTGAGTTTTATCGAGGCGATTCGCGGTTTTGCGCTGGATGTGGGACGAGACAATTGCCTGTTCGTGCACGTGGTGTACGTGCCGTTTTTGGAGGCGTCGCACGAGTACAAGACCAAGCCGGCTCAGAATGCACTGGCGGATCTTCGCGGTTTTGGTATTATGCCGGACGTGGTGGCGGTGCGGACTGAGGGTCATGACAAGCCGCCGCGCAGTATCGGCGAAAAAATTGCTATTTCGTCTGGCGTGCGCCGCGAGGGAATTATTATGATGCCAAATGTTGACACCGTGTATGAAGTGCCATTGACGGTGTACCGTGATTTGGGTAAGTTATTGGGCGAATTTACCGACAATTCAGTGGAGCCGAATTTGCAGCGATGGAAACGTTTGGCAAAGCGTGATAAAACTGAGTATGACAAGCGGGTAACCGTTGGCTTGGTGGCTAAATACATTGATAATTCTGATACTTACTTGTCGGTAACCGAGGCGCTAAAGTCTGCCGCTTGGGCGAACAAAAGCGAGATTTCTATCAAGTGGATTAACGCTGAGACAGCCAGTGAAGCTGATTTTGCCAGCGTTGACGCTATCGTGGTGCCGGGCGGTTTTGGTACGCGCGGCGTGGAGGGCAAGATCAAGGCGGCTGAATATTGTATAAAAAACAACAAGCCGTATCTAGGAATTTGCCTGGGTTTGCAGGCGGCGGTCATTGCGGCAGCGCGTTTGGGCGGCGTGGCGAATGCTAACAGTGAAGAGTTCGGTGCTGAGCCTGGCGCGAATGTGGTGTACATCATGGACGGCCAGCAGGGCAAGCAGTTGACCGGCGGCACGATGCGCCTCGGTGATTATCCAGCGGTGCTGAAATCTGGTTCGCTTGCGGCTAAAATGTATGGTACAACAGAGGTAATTGAGCGGCATCGCCATCGCTACGAAGTGAATCAAGATTTTGTTCAAGCGATTGAGCGGGGCGGTCTGGTGATTTCTGGCACGTCGCCGAACGGCCAGTTGGTGGAATTTGTCGAAGCACCGCATCATCGGTATTTCGTGGCTACGCAAGCTCATCCTGAATTTAAGTCGCGCCCGTTCCGCCCGCATCCGCTATTTGATGGGTTGATTCGAGCTAGCTTGACAAAGTAA
- a CDS encoding MmcQ/YjbR family DNA-binding protein: MTHKQFEEFILSLPGVWLDYPFGDDVAVYKFGKSNNGAGKMVALVTEGSKPLRVSLKCDPLLAENLREKYETVLPGYHLNKKHWNTIICSGQLSDEEIFDLVRLSYQLVAE; the protein is encoded by the coding sequence ATGACCCATAAACAATTTGAAGAATTTATCCTGAGTTTGCCCGGTGTGTGGCTGGACTATCCGTTTGGTGATGATGTTGCGGTGTATAAGTTTGGCAAGAGTAATAACGGCGCGGGGAAGATGGTGGCACTAGTGACGGAGGGCTCGAAGCCGCTCAGGGTTAGTCTGAAGTGTGATCCATTGTTGGCTGAGAATTTGCGGGAAAAATACGAGACGGTGCTGCCGGGGTATCATCTGAATAAGAAGCATTGGAATACGATTATCTGCTCGGGGCAACTGAGCGATGAAGAAATTTTTGATTTGGTGCGGCTAAGTTATCAGCTGGTGGCGGAGTGA